From Granulimonas faecalis:
GGGAGGGCCTGAGGATCCACTGCGGCTATTCCAAGAAGCAGGCCCTCGACCGGGCCACCGAGCTCCTCGAGATGGTGGGCATCCCCAACGCCGAGCAGCGCGTGAAGGACTACCCGCACCAGTTCTCCGGCGGTATGCGCCAGCGCGCCATGATCGCCATGGCGCTGGCCTGCGACCCCGACATCCTCATCGCCGACGAGCCCACGACGGCCTTGGACGTCACCATCCAGGCCCAGATCATCGAGCTCATGCAGAAGATGCAGGAGAAGAACGGCAACGCCATCATCATGATCACCCACGACCTCGGCGTCGTGGCGGACATCGCCGACAAGATCATGGTCATGTACGCCGGGTGCCCCGTGGAGTTCGGCACCGCCGACGAGATCTTCTACTCGCCGATCCATCCCTACACCTGGGGCCTCATGCGGTCCATCCCCGAGCAGGTGACCGACGAGAAGAAGCCGCTCACGCCCATCAAGGGCAACCCGCCCTCGCTGGTGAACGTGCCCAAGGGCTGCTCCTTCTCGCCGCGGTGCCCCTACGCCACCGACCTCTGCCGCACCGAGAGGCCGTCCCTGTACACCACGCCGTCGGGCCACTACGCGCGGTGCCACTACTGCAACGACCCCGAGTTCGTCGCCAAGAACTCGCCCAAGAACTCCCGCAGCGCCGACGTGGCTGACGGGGCCAAGAACGTCGACGGAAGCGAGGCCTAAGCCATGGCAGACAAGAAGGAGCCCCTGCTCTCCGTTCAGCACCTGACCAAGGAGTTCCCCGTCGACTCCGGGGTCTTCGCCAGCCGCATGGCCAAGAAGGTCTCGGCCGTGCAGGACGTGAGCTTCGACATCTT
This genomic window contains:
- a CDS encoding ABC transporter ATP-binding protein: MAKKQNESVKDLKTAPIPEGSHLLEVDDLKMYFHTQDGVVKAVDGVTYTLDRGETLGVVGESGSGKSVTAMTIMGLIDMPPGRIEGGDVRYRGRSLLEMTEQEMQSIRGNDIAMIFQDPMTSLNPVYTIGRQLGEGLRIHCGYSKKQALDRATELLEMVGIPNAEQRVKDYPHQFSGGMRQRAMIAMALACDPDILIADEPTTALDVTIQAQIIELMQKMQEKNGNAIIMITHDLGVVADIADKIMVMYAGCPVEFGTADEIFYSPIHPYTWGLMRSIPEQVTDEKKPLTPIKGNPPSLVNVPKGCSFSPRCPYATDLCRTERPSLYTTPSGHYARCHYCNDPEFVAKNSPKNSRSADVADGAKNVDGSEA